One segment of Streptomyces sp. NBC_01463 DNA contains the following:
- a CDS encoding lipase family protein, with protein sequence MSRKSTRSLSTFPPRSPLASPARRPSGGLRAAAVAVTAAACVAAYAAPASASVGDGSQPVVSRGVTIPDFYNPPAGLPAANGELIRHEPLPLGLSLPGLDGRPMPGTATRLMYRSTDSGGQPVAVTGAYIEPSAAWKGSGPRPLVALASGTVGQGDQCAPSLSLQHPLALTPETVSVGYETLAIYRLLSAGVAVVVTDYVGLGTTDRLHTYVNRLDQGHALLDAARAAHRLPGTSITADSRTGLYGYSQGGGASASAAELQPSYAPDVKLAGTYAGAPPADLTATMKGIDGSALAGALAWSINGFSQADPDLREVVEANVNDTGRAALKDASTMCVGDAIFGYGFTKSTKWTTSGKSLGDVIAAEPKAQAALDRQRIGTLKPAGPVRLATGVQDDIVPHAQARQLAVDWCRKGAAVTYDAVVLPNLGDKLLTNHLVPLITDQGDAISWMTDRLSGKGTTSNCWTMPLQP encoded by the coding sequence GTGAGCCGCAAGAGCACCCGTTCGCTTTCCACCTTCCCCCCGAGGTCCCCCCTGGCCTCCCCCGCCCGCCGGCCGTCCGGCGGCCTGCGCGCGGCGGCCGTCGCCGTGACCGCGGCGGCCTGCGTCGCCGCGTACGCCGCGCCCGCGTCCGCGTCCGTCGGCGACGGGTCGCAGCCCGTGGTCTCCCGGGGAGTGACCATCCCCGACTTCTACAACCCGCCGGCCGGACTCCCGGCCGCCAACGGCGAGCTGATCCGCCATGAGCCCCTGCCCCTCGGGCTGAGCCTGCCGGGACTGGACGGCCGCCCGATGCCCGGCACGGCCACCCGGCTGATGTACCGCTCCACCGACTCGGGCGGGCAGCCCGTCGCGGTGACCGGCGCCTACATCGAGCCCTCGGCCGCATGGAAGGGCTCCGGTCCGCGACCCCTGGTGGCGCTGGCCTCCGGCACCGTGGGCCAGGGCGACCAGTGCGCACCCTCCCTGAGCCTCCAGCACCCGCTGGCGCTGACCCCCGAGACGGTGTCGGTCGGCTACGAGACCCTGGCGATCTACCGGCTGCTCTCCGCCGGGGTCGCCGTCGTGGTCACCGACTACGTCGGCCTGGGTACGACCGACCGGCTCCACACCTACGTCAACCGGCTCGACCAGGGCCACGCCCTGCTGGACGCGGCCCGTGCCGCGCACCGGCTGCCCGGCACCTCGATCACGGCCGACTCGCGCACCGGCCTCTACGGCTACAGCCAGGGCGGTGGAGCCAGCGCGTCCGCCGCCGAACTCCAGCCGTCCTACGCGCCCGACGTCAAACTCGCCGGCACCTACGCCGGTGCGCCGCCCGCCGACCTGACCGCGACCATGAAGGGCATCGACGGCAGCGCGCTCGCCGGCGCCCTGGCCTGGTCGATCAACGGGTTCTCCCAGGCCGACCCCGACCTGCGGGAGGTCGTCGAGGCCAACGTCAACGACACCGGCCGGGCCGCGCTGAAGGACGCCTCGACCATGTGCGTCGGCGACGCGATCTTCGGCTACGGCTTCACCAAGAGCACCAAGTGGACCACCAGCGGAAAGTCCCTCGGTGACGTCATCGCCGCCGAGCCCAAGGCGCAGGCGGCCCTGGACCGGCAGCGCATCGGCACCCTGAAGCCCGCCGGGCCGGTGCGCCTGGCCACCGGGGTCCAGGACGACATCGTGCCCCACGCCCAGGCCCGCCAACTGGCCGTGGACTGGTGCCGCAAGGGCGCAGCCGTCACCTACGACGCGGTCGTCCTGCCCAACCTCGGCGACAAGCTCCTGACCAACCACCTGGTCCCGCTGATCACCGACCAGGGCGACGCGATCTCCTGGATGACCGACCGGCTCTCGGGCAAGGGCACCACGTCGAACTGCTGGACGATGCCGCTCCAGCCCTGA
- a CDS encoding CatB-related O-acetyltransferase: MPVPADPTVLHPMPGQPRVVQLRPLVKSPLIEVGEYSYYDDPDDATAFETRNVLYHYGPEKLVIGRFCALGTGVRFIMNGANHRMDGPSTFPFPTLGGSWSDHFDLLTGLPNRGDTVVGHDVWFGHGATVMPGVRIGNGAIIGAGSVVTKDVPDYGIVGGNPARLIRTRYDDRDIARLLALAWWDWPAEHVTEHVRTLMSGSIDELEAAAPPR; the protein is encoded by the coding sequence ATGCCCGTACCGGCCGATCCGACCGTCCTCCACCCGATGCCCGGCCAGCCACGGGTCGTCCAGCTCAGACCGCTGGTGAAGTCCCCGCTGATCGAGGTGGGGGAGTACTCCTACTACGACGACCCGGACGACGCGACCGCGTTCGAGACCCGCAACGTGCTGTACCACTACGGTCCGGAGAAGCTGGTCATCGGCAGGTTCTGCGCGCTGGGCACCGGGGTGCGGTTCATCATGAACGGCGCCAACCACCGCATGGACGGCCCCTCCACCTTCCCCTTCCCCACCCTCGGCGGCTCCTGGTCGGACCACTTCGATCTGCTCACCGGACTGCCGAACCGGGGCGACACCGTCGTCGGCCACGACGTCTGGTTCGGGCACGGCGCCACCGTGATGCCCGGGGTACGGATCGGCAACGGCGCGATCATCGGTGCCGGCTCGGTGGTCACCAAGGACGTGCCCGACTACGGGATCGTCGGAGGCAACCCGGCCCGCCTCATCCGCACCCGGTACGACGACCGGGACATCGCCCGGCTGCTCGCCCTGGCCTGGTGGGACTGGCCCGCGGAACACGTCACCGAGCACGTACGCACCCTCATGTCCGGCAGCATCGACGAACTCGAAGCGGCCGCCCCGCCCCGGTGA
- a CDS encoding glycosyl transferase, with product MSRRRAHIAMVGIPAVSHVLPSLEVIRELVARGHRVTYANDPAVADRIEATGAEFIPYGSVLPVADNNWPDDPIAAMSVFLDDAVQALPQLRAFYDDDPADLYLYDIGAYAARALAESQKRPLMQLSPTLVAWEGYEQEVSAQLWALPGADAYRARFDGWLAGCGASTTAMEVFSGRPAHTLALIPRAMQPHGDDVDTGTVTFVGPCFGGRAAEQSWTRPADAERVLLVSLGSAFTDRPEFYRQCLAAYGDLPGWHVVLQVGKTTDRAALGTIPDNVEVHSWVPQLAILEQADAFVTHAGMGGSSEGLYTGVPMIAVPQAVDQFMNADRLVELGVARRIDTADATADALRTALTELVADPETARRSAALRAEARSEGGTPRAASLVEELLD from the coding sequence ATGTCACGTCGCCGTGCCCACATCGCCATGGTCGGCATCCCCGCCGTCAGTCATGTCCTGCCGAGCCTCGAAGTCATCCGGGAGCTGGTGGCCCGCGGCCACCGGGTGACCTATGCCAACGACCCGGCCGTGGCCGACCGGATCGAGGCCACCGGCGCCGAGTTCATCCCGTACGGCTCGGTGCTGCCGGTCGCCGACAACAACTGGCCCGACGACCCGATCGCCGCGATGAGCGTCTTCCTCGACGACGCCGTCCAGGCCCTTCCGCAACTGCGCGCCTTCTACGACGACGACCCCGCCGACCTCTACCTGTACGACATCGGGGCGTACGCCGCGCGGGCGCTCGCCGAGTCGCAGAAGCGTCCCCTGATGCAGCTGTCCCCGACCCTCGTCGCGTGGGAGGGCTACGAACAGGAGGTGTCGGCGCAGCTGTGGGCGCTGCCGGGCGCTGACGCGTACCGGGCGAGGTTCGACGGGTGGCTCGCCGGCTGCGGCGCCTCCACCACCGCCATGGAGGTGTTCTCCGGCCGCCCCGCGCACACCCTGGCGCTCATCCCCCGCGCGATGCAGCCGCACGGCGACGACGTCGACACCGGCACGGTGACGTTCGTCGGCCCGTGCTTCGGGGGACGCGCCGCCGAGCAGAGCTGGACCCGCCCCGCTGACGCGGAGCGCGTCCTGCTGGTCTCGCTGGGCTCGGCGTTCACCGACCGCCCCGAGTTCTACCGCCAGTGCCTGGCCGCGTACGGGGACCTGCCGGGCTGGCACGTCGTGCTCCAGGTCGGCAAGACCACCGACCGGGCGGCGCTCGGCACCATCCCGGACAACGTCGAAGTGCACTCCTGGGTGCCGCAGCTGGCGATCCTGGAACAGGCCGACGCCTTCGTCACCCATGCGGGCATGGGCGGCAGCTCCGAGGGCCTGTACACCGGGGTCCCGATGATCGCGGTTCCGCAGGCCGTCGACCAGTTCATGAACGCCGACCGGCTGGTGGAACTGGGCGTGGCCCGCCGTATCGACACCGCGGACGCCACCGCCGATGCGCTGCGGACGGCCCTGACCGAACTGGTCGCCGACCCGGAGACCGCCCGCCGCTCGGCGGCGCTGCGCGCCGAGGCGCGGTCCGAGGGCGGCACCCCGCGGGCGGCCTCTCTCGTCGAGGAGTTGCTGGACTGA
- a CDS encoding TetR/AcrR family transcriptional regulator: MPAQPSQMASAAAPAAALRADARHNRDRILDAAREAYAAHGIDVPVTTIARRAGVGVATLYRRFPTRAALITEAFAEQLALCVAALDDALDDPDPWRGFCTLVEKVCAMQATDRGFTAAFLSRFPDAVDFDGERARAEAGIARLVRRAQDAGRLRADFAPSDVTLLLLANCGVTEGSPEVSAAASRRLVGYLLQSFRADRTAPLPPPAPLELHRIHPSPPAR, translated from the coding sequence ATGCCTGCTCAGCCCTCTCAAATGGCCTCCGCCGCGGCGCCTGCCGCCGCATTGCGGGCCGACGCCCGGCACAACCGCGACCGCATCCTCGACGCGGCGCGCGAGGCCTATGCCGCCCACGGCATCGACGTGCCCGTCACCACGATCGCGCGCCGGGCCGGGGTCGGAGTCGCCACCCTCTACCGTCGCTTCCCCACCCGGGCCGCGCTCATCACCGAGGCCTTCGCCGAGCAGCTCGCCCTCTGTGTCGCCGCCCTCGACGACGCACTCGACGACCCCGACCCCTGGCGCGGCTTCTGCACCCTCGTCGAGAAGGTGTGCGCGATGCAGGCCACCGACCGGGGTTTCACCGCCGCGTTCCTCTCCCGCTTCCCCGACGCCGTCGACTTCGACGGCGAACGGGCCCGGGCCGAGGCGGGCATCGCCCGGCTGGTCCGGCGCGCGCAGGACGCCGGCCGGCTCCGCGCCGACTTCGCGCCCAGCGACGTCACCCTGCTCCTCCTGGCGAACTGCGGCGTCACCGAGGGCTCGCCGGAGGTCTCGGCGGCCGCGTCCCGCCGGCTGGTCGGCTATCTCCTCCAGTCGTTCCGGGCCGACCGCACCGCACCGCTGCCCCCGCCCGCCCCACTGGAGCTGCACCGCATCCACCCGTCGCCGCCCGCCCGCTGA
- a CDS encoding TetR/AcrR family transcriptional regulator, with amino-acid sequence MSDDRGPAKKPPMREVLAEAAFALFLERGFERTTVDDIVASAGVGRRSFFRYFPSKEDAVFPDHERCLADMTAFLETAAGGDPVETVCDAARLVLRMYAEKPEFSVQRYRLTREVPGLRTYELSVVRRYERTMAGYLERRWEGAPDAALRAEVAAASVVAAHNNGLRSWLRSGGRGDAGAEVDRALELVRTVWGSAAERPPLPAAEDDVIVMVAPKGAPLWRVVQRIESALGDE; translated from the coding sequence ATGAGCGATGACCGCGGGCCGGCCAAGAAGCCCCCGATGCGTGAGGTGCTCGCCGAGGCGGCCTTCGCACTCTTCCTGGAGCGCGGTTTCGAGCGGACCACGGTGGACGACATCGTCGCCAGCGCGGGGGTGGGGCGGCGTTCGTTCTTCCGCTACTTCCCCTCGAAGGAGGACGCGGTCTTCCCCGACCACGAGCGGTGTCTCGCGGACATGACCGCGTTCCTGGAGACCGCCGCGGGCGGCGACCCGGTGGAGACGGTGTGCGACGCGGCCCGGCTGGTGCTGCGGATGTACGCGGAGAAGCCGGAGTTCTCCGTGCAGCGCTACCGGCTCACCCGGGAGGTGCCGGGTCTGCGCACCTATGAACTCTCCGTCGTGCGCCGCTACGAGCGGACCATGGCCGGGTATCTGGAGCGCCGGTGGGAGGGTGCTCCGGACGCGGCCCTGCGTGCCGAGGTGGCCGCCGCGTCCGTGGTCGCCGCGCACAACAACGGGCTGCGGTCCTGGCTGCGTTCGGGCGGCAGGGGCGATGCCGGGGCCGAGGTCGACCGGGCGCTCGAACTCGTCCGGACCGTGTGGGGCTCGGCGGCCGAACGGCCGCCCCTGCCCGCCGCCGAGGACGATGTGATCGTGATGGTCGCGCCGAAGGGCGCCCCGTTGTGGCGTGTCGTGCAGCGCATCGAATCGGCTCTGGGCGACGAATGA
- a CDS encoding electron transfer flavoprotein subunit beta/FixA family protein: MSLRIVVCVKYVPDATGDRHFADDLTLDREDVDGLLSELDEYAVEQALQIADAADDAEVTVLTVGPEDAKDALRKALSMGADKAVHVEDDDLHGTDVIGTSLVLAKAIEKTGYDLVISGMASTDGTMGVVPALLAERLGVPQVTLLSEVSVEGGVVKGRRDGDTASEQLEASLPAVVSVTDQSGEARYPSFKGIMAAKKKPVESLDLDDLGIDADEVGLGGAWTAVDSAAQRPARTAGTIVKDEGEGGKQLAEFLAGQKFI, from the coding sequence GTGAGCTTGAGGATCGTTGTCTGTGTGAAGTACGTGCCCGACGCGACCGGTGACCGGCATTTCGCCGATGACCTGACGTTGGATCGTGAGGATGTCGACGGGCTGCTGTCGGAGCTGGACGAGTACGCGGTCGAGCAGGCGTTGCAGATCGCGGACGCGGCGGACGATGCGGAGGTCACCGTGCTGACGGTGGGTCCGGAGGACGCCAAGGACGCGTTGCGCAAGGCGTTGTCGATGGGTGCGGACAAGGCCGTTCATGTCGAGGACGACGATCTGCACGGCACGGATGTGATCGGTACGTCGCTGGTGCTGGCGAAGGCGATCGAGAAGACGGGTTACGACCTGGTGATCTCGGGGATGGCGTCGACGGACGGCACGATGGGTGTGGTCCCGGCGCTGCTGGCCGAGCGGCTGGGTGTGCCGCAGGTGACGCTGCTGTCCGAGGTGTCGGTCGAGGGCGGTGTGGTGAAGGGCCGCCGGGACGGTGACACGGCGTCCGAGCAGCTGGAGGCGTCGCTGCCGGCGGTGGTGTCGGTGACCGACCAGTCCGGTGAGGCCCGTTACCCGTCGTTCAAGGGGATCATGGCCGCGAAGAAGAAGCCGGTCGAGTCGCTGGACCTGGACGACCTGGGGATCGACGCGGACGAGGTCGGCCTGGGTGGCGCGTGGACCGCGGTCGACTCCGCCGCGCAGCGTCCGGCCCGTACCGCGGGCACGATCGTCAAGGACGAGGGCGAGGGCGGCAAGCAGCTGGCCGAGTTCCTGGCCGGCCAGAAGTTCATCTGA
- a CDS encoding electron transfer flavoprotein subunit alpha/FixB family protein yields the protein MAEVLVFVDHVDGAVRKPTLELLTLARRIGEPVAVALGAGAAGTAGVLGEHGAVRVLTSEASQYAEYLVVPKVDALQAACAAVSPVAVLLPSSAEAKEIAARLAVRIGSGIITDAVDLEAGEQGPVATQSAFAASFSTKSRVSRGVPVITVKPNSAPVEPVAGAGAVEELAVEFSAQATGTKVLSRTPRESTGRPELTEAAIVVSGGRGVNGAENFAVIEALADSLGAAVGASRAAVDAGWYPHSNQVGQTGKSVSPQLYIASGISGAIQHRAGMQTSKTIVAVNKDAEAPIFDLVDYGVVGDLFNVVPQLTDEVNTRKG from the coding sequence ATGGCTGAAGTTCTCGTTTTTGTCGATCATGTGGACGGTGCGGTCCGCAAGCCGACGCTGGAGCTGCTGACGCTGGCGCGTCGTATCGGTGAGCCGGTCGCGGTGGCGCTGGGTGCGGGTGCCGCGGGCACGGCCGGTGTGCTGGGTGAGCACGGCGCGGTGCGGGTGCTGACCTCGGAGGCGTCGCAGTACGCCGAGTACCTGGTGGTACCGAAGGTCGACGCGCTGCAGGCGGCGTGCGCGGCGGTGTCGCCGGTGGCGGTGCTGTTGCCGTCGTCGGCGGAGGCCAAGGAGATCGCGGCCCGCCTCGCGGTGCGGATCGGGTCGGGGATCATCACCGACGCGGTGGACCTGGAGGCCGGCGAGCAGGGTCCGGTGGCGACGCAGTCGGCGTTCGCGGCGTCGTTCAGCACGAAGTCGCGGGTCTCGCGCGGTGTTCCGGTGATCACGGTGAAGCCGAACTCGGCGCCGGTGGAACCGGTCGCGGGCGCGGGTGCGGTCGAGGAGCTGGCGGTGGAGTTCTCGGCGCAGGCCACCGGCACGAAGGTGCTCTCGCGCACCCCGCGTGAGTCGACCGGGCGTCCGGAGCTGACCGAGGCCGCGATCGTGGTCTCGGGCGGCCGTGGCGTCAACGGCGCGGAGAACTTCGCGGTCATCGAGGCCCTCGCCGACTCGCTCGGTGCCGCCGTCGGCGCCTCGCGCGCCGCGGTGGACGCCGGCTGGTACCCGCACTCCAACCAGGTCGGCCAGACCGGCAAGTCCGTCTCGCCGCAGCTCTACATCGCCTCGGGCATCTCCGGCGCGATCCAGCACCGGGCCGGCATGCAGACCTCGAAGACCATCGTCGCGGTCAACAAGGACGCCGAGGCCCCGATCTTCGACCTCGTCGACTACGGCGTCGTCGGCGACCTCTTCAACGTCGTCCCCCAGCTCACCGACGAGGTCAACACCCGCAAGGGCTGA
- a CDS encoding NAD(P)-dependent alcohol dehydrogenase, translating to MNEMRAALYDRYGPPDVLYTGTVPVPVAGPGEVLVRVRAVGVNGGELYGRAGRVRLVTGRRFPQRTGIDFAGEVAAVGRSVTGVRQGERVWGGLPRRLGSAAEYVAVASRQIAPAPANLTPVEAVSLLAGGTTSLTALTDKSRLRPGERLLVRGGSGGVGSVAVQVGKVLGAHVTALAGAGNLGFVRSLGADEAFDYRTTGPDGLGTFDVVLDTVGTRHAAFRKLLAPGGRMVALAFDVDNLVPSLAYIAASAVHGSRRVRFFSGNPHTPLLTQLTRHVESGDIRPVVDTVRPLDDIAAAHRALEAGGVRGKHVIEIG from the coding sequence ATGAACGAGATGCGCGCAGCCCTCTACGACCGCTACGGCCCCCCGGACGTGCTGTACACGGGCACGGTGCCCGTGCCCGTGGCCGGGCCCGGTGAGGTGCTCGTGCGGGTCCGGGCGGTCGGGGTCAACGGCGGTGAGCTGTACGGCCGGGCCGGCAGGGTGCGGCTGGTGACCGGGCGCCGCTTCCCCCAGCGCACCGGGATCGACTTCGCCGGCGAGGTCGCGGCGGTGGGCCGGTCGGTGACCGGGGTGCGGCAGGGTGAGCGGGTGTGGGGGGGGCTGCCCCGGCGGCTCGGCAGCGCGGCGGAGTACGTCGCGGTCGCGTCGCGCCAGATCGCGCCGGCCCCGGCGAACCTGACCCCGGTGGAGGCGGTCTCCCTGCTGGCGGGCGGCACGACGAGCCTGACCGCCCTGACCGACAAGTCGCGCCTCAGGCCCGGCGAACGGCTTCTGGTACGGGGCGGCAGCGGCGGTGTCGGCAGCGTGGCGGTCCAGGTCGGCAAGGTCCTGGGCGCCCATGTCACCGCGCTCGCGGGTGCGGGCAACCTCGGCTTCGTCCGCTCCCTGGGCGCCGACGAGGCCTTCGACTACCGCACGACCGGCCCCGACGGGCTGGGCACCTTCGACGTCGTGCTGGACACGGTGGGCACCCGGCACGCCGCGTTCCGGAAGCTGCTGGCCCCGGGCGGACGCATGGTCGCCCTGGCCTTCGACGTGGACAACCTCGTCCCCTCCCTCGCGTACATCGCCGCCTCGGCCGTGCACGGCTCACGGCGGGTGCGGTTCTTCAGCGGGAACCCGCACACCCCCCTGCTCACGCAGTTGACCCGTCACGTGGAGAGCGGCGACATCCGCCCGGTCGTGGACACCGTCCGCCCTCTCGACGACATCGCGGCCGCGCACCGGGCACTGGAAGCGGGCGGCGTCCGCGGGAAGCACGTCATCGAGATCGGCTGA
- a CDS encoding zinc ribbon domain-containing protein encodes MTGIDVEPTAREAAEQHRTEGLTYQVCRWCGTTSFRKLLCPVCASSDLESEHSDGHGVVVRSSVVNRYSRIMRNESLVRFPEGFVYRCRIVGAAPHLVSVGDRVRPVDGMTSEAGEVVLELCDPPGMADWYRD; translated from the coding sequence ATCACCGGAATCGACGTGGAGCCGACGGCTCGCGAGGCGGCCGAGCAGCACCGCACGGAAGGCCTGACCTACCAGGTGTGCCGATGGTGCGGCACGACGTCCTTCCGTAAACTCCTGTGCCCCGTCTGCGCGTCGAGCGACCTGGAGTCCGAGCACAGCGACGGCCATGGTGTCGTCGTGCGGTCCAGCGTCGTGAACCGCTACTCGCGCATCATGCGCAACGAGTCCCTGGTCCGCTTCCCCGAGGGCTTCGTCTACCGGTGCCGCATCGTGGGCGCGGCGCCGCATCTGGTGAGCGTCGGTGACCGGGTCAGGCCCGTGGACGGCATGACCTCCGAGGCGGGCGAGGTGGTGCTGGAGCTGTGCGACCCGCCCGGCATGGCCGACTGGTACCGGGACTGA